Within Spirochaeta lutea, the genomic segment GAGATCCGTGAACTCAGCCACCAGACGGAGAGTTCCCTCCAGGATATTGCCGACTCGATCGAAGAGATTCAGCAGACCATCCGCAAGGTCGGGGAGGATACCCACCAGGCTGATCAGGCTGCCGCCGAGGAAACCAAGTCTTTGATCTCCGTGGCCGGTTCCCTCCAAGGGGTGCAGCTTGCCATCGAGGTCGTGCATACCGTGAGTACCGGTTCCAAGGAAAAAATTCAGCAACAGATTGATGATCTCGCCCAGATTGAGTCCCTGCACCAGGGGTTACGCGGGTCCTTGGATCAGCTGTTGCCGGCCCTCTCGGCCACCCGGCAGGAGGGCCGGGTCCTTGCCGGGGTGATAGCCCGGATACGAGAGGCGATTCATAACAAATCCTAAAGGGGGTAGTGTATGAGGGAATTTTTCTTACTGAGCTTTCCCATAATCATTGTGTTTGTAGGGCCCATGTGGTGGGAGATCCACCGGCGGGCCGAGTACGGGAAGCGTTCCCGCAGCCTGCTTTTTTCTCTGCTCTGTTTTCTCGGCGCCGGGGCGGTCTCGGTGGTTCAGTATTTGGGGGTTATACCGGCCCTGCCCATGGCCGGAGTGCTTACTACCGGGCTCTTGAGCCTCCTGTACTTCGGTGCCCTGCTGCTCCTGGAATTTTCGGTACATCGCCAGCGGATACGGGACAGTTTTTTATCCGATGATTTCCGCTCCCAGATGGCCAAGCTGGTTCCCAGCTGGATACTCTTCGGCACGGCGATTGTGCTTGGCGGGGTGGTGATGGTATTGAAGCTTGCCGGGGTGGAGTTGTCGAAAACCCTGGCCGACCTGTTCTTTATTGTCGGGTTCATCGGCCTGTTGGCCGGGGTTGGGATCAGCGCCGGTATCGGTGCGGGTATTCTCTTCGGGTTCCAGGCCGGAATCGTACGAAAAAAGGCCTACCCCTTTATCTGGTACGGGATCATCATGGGGATTGCCGTGGTCCGGGGAGTGGCCCAGGGCAAGGATGATTATGCCGTGCTGCTCCTGGGGCTGCATGCTCTATTGGCATACCGGATTTTTGAGGAGTATTTCTTTGCCCGGTTCATTCACCTGAACGACCTCTTTAACCGCCTGCAGGATTCGATTCGAGTACGGAACGAGTTGGTAGACCGGATCATCCACTCCCCCTTGGAGGAGGATCATCTGGTTGTTCAGGGCATGTTTGAGGAGTCCATAGCCTCCTCCCAGAAGGAGGCTACCCTGCCCCAGTACCGGGTGACGGGTGCCGTATTGTACCGGAGGGTCGGCCAGGAGTTCGTGGTTGAGTTCCCCGAATACGTGTACGGTTTCGCCGTGCCCCTCTATGAGAACGAACTGATCCGCAAGCTAACCCGGGAACAGCTGGTATCCAAGCTGCAAACCGAGACATACCCGGCACAGGGGGCCCCGGTTTCTTCCGGCCTCGGGGAGGGTAAAAACTTCGGAAAACCAGCCTTTCAGCAGATGCTCCAGAGCCGTGAGGTCGTGAAGATCAGAGATCTCCCGAGCTGCTTCAAGGGGCTCATATCCTTTGTTGCCCTGTATCCCGTGGTGGATCAGGACGAGGTTACGGGGTGCCTTGTGGTGTACAAGGACAGCTTCTACGATATGTTTCCCCAGGAGGATAAGATCCTCCGGACCCTGGCGGGAAACCTCAGCACGGTGTTTAACATCATGGTCGGAAAGCAGCTTCAGGAGGAACGCAACCGGCTGCAGGGCGAGATGAATATTGCCACCAATATTCAGACCTCCATTCTTCCCAGAGAATTCGCCCTCCAAGGCTACCGCATTGCGGCCTCCATGGAAACCGCAACCGAGGTCGGCGGGGACGTGTACGACTGGGTTCCCGGGCCGGGGGGTAATTACCTGGCCATTGGGGATGTATCCGGTCACGGGTTGCCCGCAGGTATCATGGCCTTGATCCAGATGTCGGCCTTCCACGGCGCTGTTCAGACCGCCAGCCGGATGGATCGGGAGCTCTCCGCTCCGGAGCTCTACAATGTGGTGAACCGGGTTCTCTGCACCATAAACAGGGACCGCATCGGAGCGGACAAGTTCATGACCGCCAACTACTTTGTAGAGAAGGACGGAAGCTTCAGCCATGCCGGGGCCCATGAAATCGCCCTGATATACCGGGCTCGGGAAGACCGCGTTCAGGAAATCCATGATACCGTCAGCCGTACGGGCTTTCTGGGTATCTCCGAGTTCATTAATGCAGATACCTCTGCAGGGACGTTCTCCCTAGAAGAAGGGGATGTGCTTCTGTTGTACACCGATGGAATTATCGAAGCCAAGGACCGGAGCGACGGGCAGTTCGGAATTCCCGGGGTTAGCCGGATCTTGTCCGATCATGCCAAGGAGGAACCCGGGGACATCATCCGGCATCTCCGGGAGGCGGTTCGGGGATTCGCCGAGGATGGTGATCTGGCCCGCCACGGAGGCAGTTTTGCCGATGATATTACCCTAGTGGTTATCAAGCGGGATGGATCGGCGGCGTCCTAGAGGGGCCTGAAAATTCCTAAATAGCAAATATCACTACTATGTGGATAGTCCCGGGTCCTAGCCGGGGCTATCTTTATCGCCTAAACTTTACAGCTCGGCAAGACGATGCTACTGTTAGGGAGGGTGGGGTTCGGTTCGATCCTGGAATTGGGATAATGACCGGACCCTGGGTACTCTGTAGTTGGGGGACAAATGAAAATATCTCAAAAAATCGGTCTTATGATCGCTATTGTTATACTGCTTTTCTCGGGGTTGTTGGTCGGGGAGGTGGTACTAAAACGGGTTTCCGCCCAGTATCTGGCGCTTCGCCAGGAGTTTGTTGAGCTGGAAAACCAGATGCTGCGGCTCCTGGCTACGGCCAAGGATCTCCTGATCACCGAACACGACATTGTTGATCCCTACCAGCAGTTCATTGCCCAGCGTAAGGTGGTGAGGGAACATCTGGCTGCACTCCCGGACCACGGGAGCTTCGGGCTTATTTCCGGAACCCTCTTAGAGGATTTTGAGCGGCTCCAGGCAGTACAGAAGGATACGGAGGTTCGGTTTGCCCGGGTAGATCAGACCATGAGCCAGATATTGGCTAATCAGACCGATCTCCGGAATATCCGGAAGCGCGGTGTGTTTCGGATCCGTCTGGATTTAGCAGCCATCGACAGCGGCAGTCCCCTGAATTACTATCTGAATGAGGCTATCGGGACCATCACCCGGAGCCAGTACAATTTTGAGGACGCAGCCCTGCCCCTGTCCAACCGCATCCGTCAGGGGCTTTTCGAACAGAATGAGACGTTCGAACGTATTTCGAGTCTTATTACCCTCATCGGTACGGCGGTTATTATAATCCTCAGCACCATCATTGCCATTCCCTTTACCCGCCGCTTCGCGGCCCGGGTCCGGCATATTGAGGCCGTTATGGGCCGGGCCAAGGAGCGGGATATCCGGTCCCGGGTACAGGTTCGCGGCCACGATGAGGTTGAGTCTCTCGGGAACGGGTTGAACAGTGTTCTGAACTCCATGACGGAGTTTTTGGACCATGCTCAGAAGGTGTCCCAGGGGATAAACGATATGAACCAGGTGTTAGCCTCCAGTTCCACCGAATCAACCGCCGCCCTGAACGAGATCTCCAAGAATGTTGAATCCATGAACGAGCAGTTCGCAAAACTGAATTCTATGATTGAACGGGGAGCCAAGGAGGTCAGCGAACTCCGTCAATCCCTGGCGGGTCTGACCGAGGATGTAAACCACCAGGCAGCCATCGTGGCCCAGTCCACCAAGGATGCCCACGAGATTAACAGTGAGATAAAGACCGTGCATCAGGTCAGCCAGGAGCGGGCCCGGGAGAGCGAAGAACTGAAGCTGGTTACCGTGGAGGGGGGTGAACGGGTTGAATCCACCGCCCTGATCATCGACGAGGTGAACGCAGAGATTGAATCCATTCTGGAAATCATTGACCTTATAAACCACATCGCCGACCAGACAAATCTACTCTCCCTGAACGCCGCCATCGAAAGCGCCCATGCCGGTGAGGCCGGGAAGGGGTTCGCGGTGGTGGCCCAGGAGATCCAGAAGCTGGCTGAATCCACCGGGGAGAACTCCGCCCGGATTACCGACAGCCTCCGCTCCATTACCGAGAAGATTCAGGATGCCAAACGCCTTTCATCCAAGAGCATGGACGCCTTCGGACAGATTCAGGACTCGGTTCAGGTGTTCGCCAAGGAAATGCTGGGTATCCGGGACCGGATGGACGGCCTGTCGAATTCCAGCCGGGACATCCAGACGGTTAACGACGAGTTGAAGTCTCTTACCGACAGCATTGCCGAGCGTTCCATGAGCATGAGCAGCGGGGCAAGCAGTATCGAGCAGGTAATGGAAAATACCTCAGCCTATTCGGGCTCCATTCTTCAGGGGGTCAGGGAGATTGACTCCGGAGCAAAGGATGTGCTGGCCTCCATGGTTGAGGTGCAGGATATGGCGGTGCGCAGCAAGGACCAGGTGTCCACCCTCGCGGGTATTATCGGATCCTACCGGTACCAGGACGGCGAAGATGGAGAATCCGACAGCGAAACCATTCCAGCCAATACCACGGCTGAACCCAACAAGGCTGATGAGCCGGTACGCCATGAGATAAAGTCCGTAAAACCCGCCCCCGCCCCCGCCCCCGCCCGAGAGGCCGGGACACAGGAGAAGACCTCGGCCTCTTCCGGGAATTCCAGGCCGTCGGAGTCGGGTAACACCCGGGAGCGGGTTCAGGACCTGGAGACCTTCATGAGCGGATCCCGGATGACGGGGGGCCAGGCTCCTCGGGAAGGATCGGGGCAACAAGCGGAGAAGGACAACGGGGAATCGGAGGGTGCCTCCCTGGAGGTTCTGCGGATAGACCACGGAAATTCGGACAGCGAGAAGCCATAGAATCACCCCGGAACAGAAAAAACGAATATTCAGACCGGACAGTACGAGCCCAGGAGGGGTATTGTCCGGTTTTTTTATTTTATGGTGGATAGTAGGCGGAAAATTGAATATTTTCTGACCCAACGGTTACCGTTACCAAAACCCCGCTGCCGCGGACTTGCGGAGCGGGACTGCAGCAATACTAAGGAGAAACACATGGCAATTGTGCAGTTGAAGGACGTACACAAGAAGTACCCCCTGGGGAAAACCGAGGTTCATGCGGTTCGAGGGGTCAGCTTCGAGATTATGAAGGGTGATTTTATTTCCATCGCCGGACCATCGGGATCGGGAAAATCGACCATACTGAATATGCTCGGATGCATTGATGTTCCCACCGACGGGTCGGTGGTTCTCAACGGTGTGGAGACCAAGGATCTCTCGGATAAGGAGATTACACGGCTCCGCCATCAGTTCATCGGTTTTATTTTCCAGAGTTTTAACCTGGTTCCGGTGTTGAACGTCTACGAGAATATTGAGTTCCCCCTGTTATTGGGTAAGGAAAAGATGTCTCAGGCAGAGAAGACCCAGTGGATTGATTTCCTCATTGAACAGGTGGGCCTAACCCAGTGGAGAAATCACCGGCCCAATGAACTATCGGGAGGACAGCGCCAGCGGGTGGCCATCGCCCGGGCTCTGGTAACCAAGCCGGAGGTTGTACTGGCCGATGAGCCCACGGCTAACCTGGACAGCGCGACCGGGGAGGCTATTATCGAGCTGATGAAGAAGA encodes:
- a CDS encoding PP2C family protein-serine/threonine phosphatase, with product MREFFLLSFPIIIVFVGPMWWEIHRRAEYGKRSRSLLFSLLCFLGAGAVSVVQYLGVIPALPMAGVLTTGLLSLLYFGALLLLEFSVHRQRIRDSFLSDDFRSQMAKLVPSWILFGTAIVLGGVVMVLKLAGVELSKTLADLFFIVGFIGLLAGVGISAGIGAGILFGFQAGIVRKKAYPFIWYGIIMGIAVVRGVAQGKDDYAVLLLGLHALLAYRIFEEYFFARFIHLNDLFNRLQDSIRVRNELVDRIIHSPLEEDHLVVQGMFEESIASSQKEATLPQYRVTGAVLYRRVGQEFVVEFPEYVYGFAVPLYENELIRKLTREQLVSKLQTETYPAQGAPVSSGLGEGKNFGKPAFQQMLQSREVVKIRDLPSCFKGLISFVALYPVVDQDEVTGCLVVYKDSFYDMFPQEDKILRTLAGNLSTVFNIMVGKQLQEERNRLQGEMNIATNIQTSILPREFALQGYRIAASMETATEVGGDVYDWVPGPGGNYLAIGDVSGHGLPAGIMALIQMSAFHGAVQTASRMDRELSAPELYNVVNRVLCTINRDRIGADKFMTANYFVEKDGSFSHAGAHEIALIYRAREDRVQEIHDTVSRTGFLGISEFINADTSAGTFSLEEGDVLLLYTDGIIEAKDRSDGQFGIPGVSRILSDHAKEEPGDIIRHLREAVRGFAEDGDLARHGGSFADDITLVVIKRDGSAAS
- a CDS encoding methyl-accepting chemotaxis protein, which translates into the protein MKISQKIGLMIAIVILLFSGLLVGEVVLKRVSAQYLALRQEFVELENQMLRLLATAKDLLITEHDIVDPYQQFIAQRKVVREHLAALPDHGSFGLISGTLLEDFERLQAVQKDTEVRFARVDQTMSQILANQTDLRNIRKRGVFRIRLDLAAIDSGSPLNYYLNEAIGTITRSQYNFEDAALPLSNRIRQGLFEQNETFERISSLITLIGTAVIIILSTIIAIPFTRRFAARVRHIEAVMGRAKERDIRSRVQVRGHDEVESLGNGLNSVLNSMTEFLDHAQKVSQGINDMNQVLASSSTESTAALNEISKNVESMNEQFAKLNSMIERGAKEVSELRQSLAGLTEDVNHQAAIVAQSTKDAHEINSEIKTVHQVSQERARESEELKLVTVEGGERVESTALIIDEVNAEIESILEIIDLINHIADQTNLLSLNAAIESAHAGEAGKGFAVVAQEIQKLAESTGENSARITDSLRSITEKIQDAKRLSSKSMDAFGQIQDSVQVFAKEMLGIRDRMDGLSNSSRDIQTVNDELKSLTDSIAERSMSMSSGASSIEQVMENTSAYSGSILQGVREIDSGAKDVLASMVEVQDMAVRSKDQVSTLAGIIGSYRYQDGEDGESDSETIPANTTAEPNKADEPVRHEIKSVKPAPAPAPAREAGTQEKTSASSGNSRPSESGNTRERVQDLETFMSGSRMTGGQAPREGSGQQAEKDNGESEGASLEVLRIDHGNSDSEKP
- a CDS encoding ABC transporter ATP-binding protein; its protein translation is MAIVQLKDVHKKYPLGKTEVHAVRGVSFEIMKGDFISIAGPSGSGKSTILNMLGCIDVPTDGSVVLNGVETKDLSDKEITRLRHQFIGFIFQSFNLVPVLNVYENIEFPLLLGKEKMSQAEKTQWIDFLIEQVGLTQWRNHRPNELSGGQRQRVAIARALVTKPEVVLADEPTANLDSATGEAIIELMKKINREQETTFIFSTHDTTIVDIADHIIRLHDGQIAQEERRER